The nucleotide window CTCACGATTGCCAAGGCAGAAAGAATTCAAATAATCTTGCGGCACATATGTTTTCTCGAGCCCAACCTCTTCCAAGGCCTTATAAATTATGTCATACATCATTTGCATTGTTTTATTCTGCAGCAATCAAAAGGTCTCCATATaaataaacataacatcataCAGAGTACAAAAGGATGAAtgataaattttatattaaaaaaaaaaaaaaacgtaaattAAATTTCCCATTCAATGTCTAAAGCCTCTCAAGATGTCTAAGATTCCTAataaaaactaaaatcaaagacagTCGGTGGAGATCACCTGCCAAAAAAGAATCCTCTGTGTAGGAACACTTGTTAGATCACCTTCAGGCCACATTGGGATAACTATATAGGCAGAAAATCTCTCATTCACTTTGATCTTGTTTGCAATCTTAAGAGCAATTTCCATTGGTATTAAATTGTTAGCACCTGCACAATAACCAAAACTCCTTGAAATTCTTAAGTTGGAAATGTTGAactcaagaaaattttgagttGCCGTTCATTGtgccctagcccaaaaatcaggccagtccacggGCAAGGTTTGACATATCGTCCAACACCTACATACCAGTACCATCCATGAACGCTACAACTGTCCAGCCCATACTTGCCTGAAACAGCCCAATACAGGCTATATCTGTGGTGAATGATTCAATACACAAAAACTGATTTGCAAAGCATGGCCACAGGTATGcaaaaagaaaatggatggtcgaGAAAGGATAATGGTCCTCGTTCAATATACAAACGTGGCCCACTGACTTTCCGAGTGAAGGCACATTAAATGTggggcctgcctgatgaatggccctaACGTTGCATAGGTGCAGAATTGGCACGCTTGAGTTTTTGGGTTTGGTGACTGCATATGAGTGACCACAAGTAGCATTACATCCCGCTAATCTATGCGCATCATGTAATGATATGAATTGTTCATTAGAGAAATTAGTCAACTAAAAGATATCTGTGATCTTCCAAGAAAACGAAAACCACATACCTCTGCCAGTGAAGAGAAAGCTACAGAGATCAGCTCTCATCGTCAGAACTGGAACTATCCATCCGATGGTCCCTAATCGCCGGGAAAAGCAGCTTCCGGGGATCTAGAACAGGTGGCACCGTTGGTGCTTCCTTGTTAACTGACGGTGTCTTTCTTACCTTCTTTAACGCTTCTTTATCAACATCTTTGCATATCTTATCCACCAAGCCGAGAAAATCCCGCACTATCACAAACAGATGAAATCCTTCATCTTTCCCAGTCTGCCCATGGAAGTAATCGGTGGTGCTCTTCACCAATGACTGTATCCTCTTCTCCTCTGTAAGCAGCCAATGAGCAAATTCTTGTCTGGTTAAAAAGATCTTAGAATTTTAGAGTTGCCAACGAGCAGAATTAGGTACCATCATAAGCAGCTAATTACCAAGATAGCAGAAAAAAAGAACCCTAGAAAAAATAGCCTCACACAAATATTAAAGAGAAATATGCAAGACAGGTATATTCCCCCACATACATATTTATAAGAATGTTGTCTGCTAGTTTGACTTACTGAAAGTCAATCAAAGAGGACCTAGTCAAACACATATAAAGCATGCTTTGATATATTATGGCCCatgacattgaaatacaacagaaagaagatgaagaaagaaatatatatatatatatatatatatatatatatatatatatatatgtatatacttttcacctttttctatttttctctcaAAATGGTTGATTTCACTTCAATCTATCAAATATCactcaaatcttgtgttttgatccAAAATAAGCCTAGATCCAGTATAAATTTAGTTTTTAAGCTTCCTCCACAGTTGATTGAAGAAACAACtacaaaaattaaagttggaaaaTTTGAAATGGCTCCTTTATGGCTATATCAGCCCTCTATCAGTGTCAATGTGGGGTGTATCAGCCTGTATCAACTGATATGGGCTGATTCAGCCCTTTTTCTCTGGTACAACCCTCCATCACTTAACAGGGTGGCTTATGATATGGCCGaaaccaattttcaaaaccaGTTGCAGAGATAACTACTTAGTGAAAAAAAATAGGAAGTGAATCTGACTGACCTAGAACTTACAACTTCTACTTGGAAACCAAACACTCTAACCACTAGGGTAAAAGCAGATTAGTTGTTAAATTGcctctttttttaattattagaaAGAGGCAGATTTTGGGCCAAAACAGTCCaagagggccccacctaggaccGGTAGCCAAaccaagtgttgagggtcaaatattgcatattagaccccaattattgcctggatttacgagcaCGATACTATTTAACGTCGTGCTTTAATCATATTGTTGATGCAAGGTACATttgcgagcttggactgaaacagggtgtTAAAAACAGGGATTTGAtgctcagaatgcaccaaggcaagggacggactccaagggaccaggATTGAGGATTCACACACCATAGATCAAAGagattccagccactcacttcaaacaggcttGAAAAACgttcagaatgtaagatcacagggttcccaccatctgattgactcgaaacttcatatatggcctgaagaccctaaataagccgtacacgtcaaatttcagtagttCGACACCTGTGGAAGTGGTCtaatggtcagatcagcccatgaatttcTGATCTGAGACCCACCTGATATTCGGATGTGCTTCAAACTCAGGCTCTATCCATaagatgatatgagaaaagatatggacggaacggatttttcACGaccatcatgatggtgggccatgagcATTGCATGTATAGAAAGTGTAGgtgcactcaacgtgcaccgGATGAAGAAACCCGACTACAACTCAAAAACGGCAGCTGCCATTCTCTGTTTCAAACCGAACCTGCAGTTGAATGTCAGTCGGCCACCACCGTACAAAAAAggtccgatccggaccgtccatgagattcaTTTGGCCCCTATcaccaaggcctaggtggagaaatttcaCAATACAATTTGAGATCAGTTTCGATCGTTTAAACGTCGGATGAATGGTGGCGagaaaaatcaggtggaccgcatcaaatGCAATCCAAGAGCAGTCATTTCCAACTGAAAATTCGAGTAGActctaatggacg belongs to Magnolia sinica isolate HGM2019 chromosome 8, MsV1, whole genome shotgun sequence and includes:
- the LOC131252523 gene encoding phospholipase D gamma 1-like, which codes for MEIALKIANKIKVNERFSAYIVIPMWPEGDLTSVPTQRILFWQNKTMQMMYDIIYKALEEVGLEKTYVPQDYLNSFCLGNREAADGTNASCGSPANTPQVILLFLKRFL